The following are from one region of the Pelagibius sp. CAU 1746 genome:
- the phaR gene encoding polyhydroxyalkanoate synthesis repressor PhaR, with protein sequence MAGTEKNGKKQGDGSGPITIKKYANRRLYNTATSSYVTLDHLCQMVQDDVDFVVYDAKSGEDITRSVLTQIIVEEESKGQNLLPINFLRQLISFYGDSMQWMVPQYLEHMMGAFAQNQDRMRQSMQETFGGMFPFSNLEEMSKQNMALFESAMRMFSPFGATEGKEGEGNAAASAGGAGPAGGQAKESLDALKAQIDQLQKQIDTLNKDKP encoded by the coding sequence TTGGCTGGCACCGAAAAGAACGGCAAGAAGCAGGGTGACGGCAGCGGGCCGATCACCATCAAGAAGTACGCGAACCGCCGCCTCTACAACACGGCGACCAGCAGCTACGTCACGCTGGACCATCTCTGCCAGATGGTGCAGGACGACGTCGACTTCGTCGTCTACGACGCCAAGTCCGGCGAGGACATCACGCGCTCGGTGTTGACGCAGATCATCGTCGAGGAGGAATCGAAGGGGCAGAACCTGCTGCCCATCAACTTCCTGCGCCAGCTCATCTCCTTCTACGGCGATTCCATGCAGTGGATGGTGCCGCAATACCTGGAGCACATGATGGGTGCCTTCGCCCAGAACCAGGACCGCATGCGCCAGTCGATGCAGGAAACCTTCGGCGGCATGTTCCCCTTCAGCAATCTGGAGGAAATGAGCAAGCAGAACATGGCGCTCTTCGAAAGCGCCATGCGCATGTTCTCCCCCTTCGGGGCCACCGAAGGCAAGGAGGGCGAAGGCAACGCCGCCGCCTCGGCCGGCGGCGCGGGCCCCGCCGGCGGCCAGGCCAAGGAATCCCTGGACGCCCTGAAGGCGCAGATCGACCAGCTGCAAAAGCAGATCGACACCCTCAACAAAGACAAGCCCTGA
- a CDS encoding alpha/beta fold hydrolase, with the protein MTWKGDLAGRAEALRQSLDGRDPAAVAAAVEREVTGRMAALAAGLEAYRHHPYRRDLADPPVLWQEGACRLLDYGALPEAEGAGAGADGPAVLVVPSLINRAYVLDITAERSFLRWLARRGVRPLLMDWGRPGAEERGFTLTDYVAGRLERALDALRADAQDRPPLVMGYCMGGLLALGLALRRQPDLAGLVLLATPWDFHAENAPHSRMAAAALPLVAPLLEVAGEMPVDLLQTLFASLDPHLVVRKFLAFGRLDPDSPKARDFVALEDWLNDGVPLAAPVARECLGQWYGENATAAGRWRLAGSVVDPKRLELPTLCVIPAQDRIVPPASAAALAEVIPGVERLCPEAGHIGMVVGARAEKEVWRPLLTWIKARAARAG; encoded by the coding sequence GTGACCTGGAAGGGGGATCTGGCCGGGCGCGCGGAGGCACTAAGGCAAAGTCTCGACGGGCGTGACCCTGCCGCCGTCGCGGCGGCGGTGGAGCGCGAGGTGACGGGGCGCATGGCGGCGCTGGCCGCCGGGCTGGAGGCCTATCGTCACCATCCCTATCGCCGCGACCTCGCCGATCCGCCGGTGCTGTGGCAGGAGGGCGCCTGCCGCCTGCTGGATTACGGCGCCCTGCCGGAAGCGGAGGGCGCCGGGGCTGGGGCGGACGGCCCGGCGGTTCTGGTGGTGCCCTCGCTGATCAACCGGGCCTACGTGCTGGATATCACCGCCGAGCGTTCCTTCCTGCGCTGGCTGGCCCGCCGGGGGGTGCGCCCCTTGCTGATGGACTGGGGCCGTCCCGGCGCCGAGGAGCGCGGCTTCACCCTGACCGACTACGTCGCCGGGCGGCTGGAGCGCGCCCTCGACGCGCTGCGCGCCGACGCGCAAGACAGGCCGCCGCTGGTCATGGGCTATTGCATGGGCGGGCTGCTGGCGCTGGGCCTGGCGCTGCGCCGCCAGCCCGATCTCGCCGGCCTGGTGCTGCTGGCGACGCCCTGGGATTTCCATGCCGAGAACGCGCCGCACAGCCGCATGGCCGCCGCCGCCTTGCCGCTGGTCGCGCCCTTGCTGGAGGTCGCGGGGGAGATGCCGGTAGATTTGCTGCAGACCCTGTTCGCCAGCCTGGACCCGCATCTCGTGGTGCGCAAGTTCCTGGCCTTCGGACGGCTGGACCCGGACAGCCCCAAGGCGCGTGACTTCGTCGCCCTGGAAGACTGGCTCAACGACGGCGTGCCGCTGGCCGCGCCCGTGGCGCGCGAGTGCCTGGGCCAGTGGTACGGCGAGAACGCGACCGCCGCCGGGCGCTGGCGGCTTGCCGGTTCCGTGGTCGATCCCAAGCGGCTCGAGCTGCCGACGCTCTGCGTCATCCCGGCCCAGGACCGTATCGTCCCGCCCGCCTCCGCCGCGGCGCTGGCCGAGGTCATTCCCGGCGTCGAGCGGCTCTGTCCGGAGGCGGGCCACATCGGCATGGTGGTGGGCGCGCGGGCCGAGAAGGAGGTGTGGCGGCCGCTGCTGACCTGGATCAAGGCGCGGGCCGCGCGCGCAGGCTAA